The genomic window ATCGAGTCCACTGAGCGGGTAAATCCTAGCGGGATCGCGGCGCTGGAAACCCAGGTTCGGGCCGTGCTCTCGCGTCTCCACGCCCTGCTGCTCGGCGGGCTGGACGAACTGGTGGACCTGGAGCGGCTGGTGGTAGTGCCGCATGGCCTGCTGCACTACCTGCCGTTCGCCGCGCTGCACGACGGCGAACGGTTCCTCGTCGAGCGGTTCACCCTCAGCAGCGCGCCGTCCGCGGGTCTCTACAGCATTTGTCGCGCACGCACAGCGCGACGCACGGGCACGCTGGTGCTGGCGCACTCGGCTGGCGGCCGGTTGCCGCACGCACTCTCCGAGGCCGCGGCGGTCGGCAAGGTGCTGGGCGCACCGGTCTGGTGTGAGGCCGAAGCCACGCGCGGACGCCTCGCACGCGACGGGCAGCGGGCGGCGGTGATCCATATTGCCGCACACGGCCAGTTTCGGGCCGACGCCCCGCTGTTCTCAGGCATAGAGCTGGGCGACGGCTCGTTGACCACGGCGGATGTCTTTGACCTGAAGCTGCGTGCGGCGCTCGTCACCTTGTCGGCGTGCGACACGGGCCGCTCGGTGCTCGGCGGCGGCGACGAGCTGTCGGGACTGGTGCGCGCCTTTCTGTATGCGGGCGCGGCGGATCTGCTGGTCAGTCTCTGGCGGGTCGATGATGCGGGAACCGCCGAGCTGATGGCCCGTTTCTACCGTGAGCTGGCCGGCGGCACGGGGCTCGCCACCGCGCTGCGCCGCGCACAACTTGAACTGCTTTCTCCGCGGATGCGCGAAAACGGGCGATCCCATCCGTTCTTCTGGGCGGGATTCCAACTGATCGGTGACGATCGCAGCCTCACCAGGCGGCGTAAGCGCATGCAGGAGGAGTAGCGGTGCAGCAGGTGTACGCTAATCTGCCGATTTACGGCTCATGGCCGGCGTTCTTCCGTCCGGACGAGCTACTGTTTCACTATGAGCCGAAACCCGGCTCCAACGCTGAGCGGGCCGGTGGGATCGACCAGTTCGATCGTGAAGCCTTGCTGAAGTCGTTGCGCGCCGCCGGCATTGCCGCATCGGGCCTGGGCGAGCCGATCCCCATCTACGGTTCGGGCGGCACCGGCATCTTGCAACCCGTCTATTTGCTTGACTGGGTTGCGCCCGCGCGGCGGCGGCTGCCGGATCGACAGGCCGAGTTAGACGACCTGGGTCGGCGCACCAGAGAGGTCTGGGATCTTGCCCGCACGCTCAACGGGCCGGAAGGCCGGATGTCGCGCTTTGATGCCGCCGAGCACACCTTGTCCGCCGTCTCACCCAATTGGATCGCCATGCCCCATTACTGAGGCGGCTGCCCGGGCGGTCGCCCGGTTGTGCTGCCGCCCGGCGGCGGTACACGGCACCACTTCCGACCGCATCCCGGTATCCCCAGCATCGACCCGGTGCTGCCGCTTGTGCGCGAGTTTGTGCCGCAGGCGAGGCTGGAGGAGAGCGGCGGCAAGGGTGTGCTCGTCGCGATCCTGGACACCTGGCCCTACTATGACGGCGATGCAGCCGCCCTGCCTGGCGGCGCTGCCGCAGCGCATGTGCGCATCCAGAACTTCGTAGCGGCGAACGCCGCCACCGTTGATCCAGATGTCGGGCGCCTGCTCACCATTCCTCCCCAGCGCATCTACAGCCGCATCGATCCGCGCGCGGCGCACGGCGTGCGCTGTTACTACCTGAACGACAATGCCGTGGCGGAGAAGCCGTACGACATGGCGAGCCACGGGCTGTTCGTGACCGGCATCATCCAGGACATGGCGCCCGACGCGCAGATCTCGGTATACCGCGTGCTGGACGACAACGGCGTCGGCGACCTTGCCGTAATCGCAAAGGCCATGCAGGACGCGCTCGCCGAGGCACGCTGCAACGGGAAGAAGCTCGTCCTCAACATGAGCCTGGGCGTGGCACCGCCGATCTGGCTGATGGAGGCGCTGCTTGCCGACGACGACTGTTTCTTCGGCAAACCCAGCGAACTGCGCCGCGCGATTCTGCGCTCCGCCTTCAAGACGGTGAGCCGTTCGTTGCAAGAGAGCATGGACGACTGGGAGGCGCTCGGTCTGATCAGTCAGGCGTCACGTCAGTTTACCGGGATGCTGCAGATCGTCGATGCGGTGCTATCGATCAAACGCTCGCCCGATGCGCTGCTGATCGCCGCCGCCGGCAATGACTCGTTCGGCGATAGCCGGCGTATGGGACCGCGACTGCCGGCGGCGCTAGAGGGCGCGCTCGCCGTCTCATCGCATCTGCCTACCGCCCGGCCGTGGCCGCTGTCCCGCTACTCGAACGACGACGACTTCTTCACCGACAACGACGGCGTCGGTGCGTTTGGCGGTGACACCGTGCCTGATCCCGTCGACGACGGCAGCGACAGCGCCGACCCCGGCCGCACCGCACCGCTTTCGGTGATCGCGCCGTATATCCGCGAGCCGCTGCCGGAGCCGCCGGGCCAGCCCGCGCACAACAGCCGCGGGCTGGCCTACTGGTCGGGAACCTCCTTTGCCACGCCGGTGGCCGCGGGGTTTGCGGCCAGTATGTGGTCCGCCGATCTGTCGCAGGCATCAGGCTCGGTATACCGGCGCGTCGTCTTCGACGGCAAGGGACAAGACCGGGAAGCTCTCCCCTTTACGCAGCGGTTCTCCCCGTAGGCTTCGCTACGCCGGCACGGCGGCGATCATCGCTGGTCACTCGCCCTCCTCGCGGCCTGCGGAACCCTACGCTCGAATCACCAGAGCGCCGGCTGCCGCTGAGGCGCGAGGGAGGGGTGGCGATGGGCATCCGTAGGGAGGCGCAGTATCTCGACGTGCTGCGCGGCGGGCGTGTGGTCTGGCCGGAAGGCGAGCGTGCCACGAATGTCACCGGCCATCCGCGCAAGTTCACTATCACCTGGGATCTGACCGGCACGCAGTTCGGCTCGCGCCAGGCGCTGTACGAGCGCCTCTTCGACGACGATCTGGTGCGCCTGCGCCGGGCCCGCTTCCAGAGCTACGACTACGGCACGGCCGTGGGCATGGTCGAGCGCCTGTTGCAGCGGGTGGATGCTGGGGCGGCATGCCGCTGGTAGCAGGCTGTGGGCGATGCGCCCGTTCGCTATTGGATGAACCAGCCGTATAGTAGTGGTCGGTCACGCATCCCTGGTACTGACCCTGGAACCAGCCAGCCGTGGCCTGATCGACACTGTACTGCCACGGACCGTCTCCGCCCATGTCGTACTGCGCAGGCGAGCCCGCACATTGATCATGCCCGTAGGCTTGCGACTGCATCGCGTAGTTGTATTGACTCGCGCTAATCAGCGAGTAGACCTACCAGGTGAGGCCGGATCCGAAGCCGATACATCCCTGTCCGGTGATGGTTCCGCCATCGGGCGTGGACGAGCTGTACGACTGTCCGCAGGTCACACCGGTCTGGCCGCGAGTTTGCGGAGGCGATTGCGATGCGAATGCCAGCATGAACATCGCAATCGCGGTGGCCGCAAGCACTATCGTGAGTCTACGCATGGCATATCTCGGCTCCAGTGGGGGAAAGCGCGAAGGCCGAAGGAGGCACAGTTCCAGGCACGAAAAGCTGAACTGCGCCGTAAGCTTGGCGAGTTTGACTGAGGACGCCGCCTGCCGCGTCTGCAACGGTGGCCGCGGTCAATACTACACGGGTATCAGCCTGTATCTCGACGATCTGCGTCTCCTTCTGGCCAGCAGCTAATGGGATATCCCTCTCGTAGCGCTGAGCCGTGGCCATGGACGGGTAGACATGAGTGGGCAGGACGCCTGACGGGGCTGCCGGTGCGGGCAGTATCGACGGCGCGCTGGCCTGGGTGAAACGGAAGCCTTGCTGGGAAAGTGCGGCAGGCTCCGAGAACGGAGGGAGCAGTCCTGAAGATTTGGCGGCATTCAGGCCGCCTGGTCCCCTCTGGCAAAGATTTGTGCCGATCGGCGATGGCGTCGGGAATACGGCGGTATATGCCGGGCTGAACACACGGGTAGTTTGGGCGGTATCCTGAAGCACTTCCTGTACGAACGCGCCGTTCAGGTCCGTGTAGATTGCGTGGAATTGTACGACCGCGCCGTTCGCATCGGTCTGAGCCCAATCATCGCTCGCGACAAGCTTGCCGTTGAATGGATCGCGTGCGCCGACCTGAGAGGAATATGATGTTGCCGTCCAGTGCACAGTCGCATTCCGAAGGGCAGCCGCAACGACAGGCGGCGGATTGAATGAGGCACTAGCACCTTCTCGCGGAGTGCTGGCCGATGGCGCCGGTTGCTCGGCACCGAGCTGGCGCTGCGCCCGCAGTGCATAGAGCAGCGCGCCTACGATGATGAGTGCTGTAAGTACGAGGACCAGAACCGCTGAGGTGAGCCCTTTGATCAGTTGTCGATCGCGCATGCGAACCTTCCAGAGCGATGGCGTGCACCACTCCCTGCGTTTGCACAAAAGTCCGACAGAGAGATGATATCGAAGTCGATTTAAGCGTGAAAGGTATATCTATATCAAGATTGGAACTACTCAGCGTTCATGATCGGCCACGCCAACTGAGGCGCATGCAGGGGTCGCGGCGCTGGCGTAGACAGCTCGCGTGATGGCAAGCCGTGGTGCCGCAGGCGATGGACC from Dehalococcoidia bacterium includes these protein-coding regions:
- a CDS encoding 4-hydroxyphenylacetate 3-hydroxylase C-terminal domain-containing protein codes for the protein MGIRREAQYLDVLRGGRVVWPEGERATNVTGHPRKFTITWDLTGTQFGSRQALYERLFDDDLVRLRRARFQSYDYGTAVGMVERLLQRVDAGAACRW
- a CDS encoding S8/S53 family peptidase, translating into MLPLVREFVPQARLEESGGKGVLVAILDTWPYYDGDAAALPGGAAAAHVRIQNFVAANAATVDPDVGRLLTIPPQRIYSRIDPRAAHGVRCYYLNDNAVAEKPYDMASHGLFVTGIIQDMAPDAQISVYRVLDDNGVGDLAVIAKAMQDALAEARCNGKKLVLNMSLGVAPPIWLMEALLADDDCFFGKPSELRRAILRSAFKTVSRSLQESMDDWEALGLISQASRQFTGMLQIVDAVLSIKRSPDALLIAAAGNDSFGDSRRMGPRLPAALEGALAVSSHLPTARPWPLSRYSNDDDFFTDNDGVGAFGGDTVPDPVDDGSDSADPGRTAPLSVIAPYIREPLPEPPGQPAHNSRGLAYWSGTSFATPVAAGFAASMWSADLSQASGSVYRRVVFDGKGQDREALPFTQRFSP